In candidate division KSB1 bacterium, a single window of DNA contains:
- a CDS encoding dipeptide epimerase — protein AIEMALLDLLGKIHDKPLHQLLGIDPGMLPPTSFTLGIASPEEIRRKVLEAEPYRILKIKLGSSDDFATVEAVRSMTDKPLRVDANEGWTPEQAVTIINWLETKGVELVEQPLPAGDVDAMRWLRARVRLPLVADESCRNAEDIPGLVGAFDGINIKLSKCGGLREALRMIQLARQHGLKVMLGCMIESSVGITAAAHLAPLVDYVDLDGHLLVAEDPYEGVGLVDGALVLPDGPGIGVKPRALSA, from the coding sequence TGCCATCGAGATGGCCCTCTTGGATCTGCTGGGCAAAATCCATGACAAGCCTCTTCACCAACTTTTGGGGATAGACCCTGGAATGCTGCCACCCACCTCCTTTACCTTGGGCATCGCCAGTCCGGAGGAGATACGTCGCAAGGTCCTTGAGGCTGAGCCATATCGAATTCTGAAAATCAAGCTGGGCAGTAGTGACGATTTCGCCACGGTGGAGGCGGTGCGCAGCATGACCGATAAGCCTCTGCGCGTGGACGCCAACGAAGGGTGGACGCCCGAGCAGGCGGTCACAATCATCAACTGGCTGGAGACCAAGGGTGTGGAGCTGGTGGAACAGCCCTTGCCCGCCGGTGACGTGGATGCGATGCGTTGGCTTCGCGCACGGGTGAGGTTGCCCCTGGTGGCCGACGAGAGCTGTCGAAACGCAGAGGATATCCCCGGCCTCGTCGGCGCGTTTGACGGCATCAACATCAAGCTCAGCAAGTGCGGTGGACTGCGCGAGGCACTGCGGATGATTCAGTTAGCTCGCCAGCACGGTCTCAAAGTCATGCTCGGATGCATGATCGAGAGCTCCGTGGGCATCACGGCCGCGGCCCATCTGGCCCCTTTGGTGGATTATGTGGATTTGGACGGGCACCTTCTGGTGGCTGAAGACCCGTACGAAGGCGTCGGACTAGTTGACGGCGCCCTTGTGCTGCCGGACGGACCTGGTATTGGCGTAAAACCGCGCGCCTTGAGCGCCTGA
- the dacB gene encoding D-alanyl-D-alanine carboxypeptidase/D-alanyl-D-alanine-endopeptidase — protein sequence MSQRAWKLPLLFLLVAMGCASPLKRMQPLTPVDRLRAELDYLFNDRAFANAHWGVAIQSLRNGEFLYLRNEDKEFMPASNMKLFTTAAALVRLSPEFRFRTRLLASGPVRNGVLEGSLIVRGAGDPSITGRYHGGNMLAVFQAWADSLRVRGIHTVRGDVVGDDNYFADEVLGVGWSWDYQSDYYAAQISALSFNDNCMDIIFTPGDSVGAPARFRLEPATDYVHVDCLVTTAAKGRATGVSFDRAPGTNRVVIRGSIEIDGGESREWFSVENPTLFAAHVFRETLLRAGIAIEGKAVDIDSMIGFSYEPTSCQVLATYTSPPLSELVTTINKVSQNLYAELLLRTLGAECNGVGDAAHGADVVKEVVVGFGADPEVINMVDGSGLSRLDMVTPKAVVALLRGMRRHQWGEVFCSSLPTAGVDGTLRGRMRGTAAENNVRAKTGYIGHVRSLSGYVRTADQEELAFCMIANNYTAPTALANSLQDLVCERLATFSRRNP from the coding sequence ATGTCGCAACGTGCTTGGAAACTGCCCCTGCTTTTCCTTCTGGTGGCGATGGGGTGTGCGTCGCCGCTCAAGCGGATGCAACCTCTGACGCCGGTCGACCGGCTGCGCGCAGAGTTGGACTACCTCTTCAACGACCGCGCGTTTGCCAATGCCCACTGGGGCGTTGCCATTCAGTCGCTCCGTAACGGCGAGTTCCTCTACCTGCGCAACGAGGACAAAGAGTTCATGCCCGCCTCGAACATGAAGCTTTTCACCACCGCCGCAGCTTTGGTGAGGCTTTCGCCCGAGTTCCGCTTTCGCACGCGCCTGTTGGCAAGCGGGCCTGTGCGAAACGGCGTATTAGAAGGCTCGCTGATTGTGCGCGGTGCAGGCGACCCCAGCATCACCGGGCGTTACCACGGGGGCAACATGCTGGCAGTCTTTCAGGCATGGGCCGATAGCCTCCGCGTGCGCGGCATCCATACCGTGCGCGGCGATGTGGTGGGCGACGACAACTATTTCGCCGACGAGGTGCTTGGTGTGGGCTGGTCGTGGGATTATCAGTCCGACTATTACGCCGCGCAGATCAGCGCCCTTTCGTTCAATGACAACTGCATGGACATCATCTTTACGCCCGGAGACAGTGTGGGTGCACCAGCACGATTTCGGCTCGAACCGGCTACCGACTACGTGCACGTGGACTGCCTGGTCACCACCGCGGCCAAAGGACGTGCCACGGGGGTGTCGTTCGACCGCGCTCCTGGCACCAACCGGGTAGTCATTCGCGGCAGTATAGAAATTGACGGCGGTGAAAGCAGAGAGTGGTTTTCGGTGGAGAATCCCACTCTCTTTGCGGCCCATGTTTTCAGAGAAACGCTCCTCCGGGCCGGGATTGCCATCGAGGGCAAGGCCGTGGACATTGACTCCATGATTGGATTCTCCTACGAGCCAACCTCCTGCCAAGTTTTGGCAACCTACACCTCGCCACCGCTGAGCGAGCTGGTGACGACCATCAACAAAGTGAGCCAGAATCTCTACGCCGAATTGCTATTGCGTACGCTAGGCGCTGAGTGCAATGGCGTAGGAGACGCCGCCCACGGTGCTGATGTGGTGAAGGAGGTTGTGGTAGGCTTCGGTGCCGATCCAGAGGTGATTAACATGGTGGATGGCTCTGGCCTGTCGCGTCTGGACATGGTAACGCCCAAGGCGGTGGTCGCTCTGCTGCGGGGGATGCGCAGGCACCAATGGGGAGAAGTCTTTTGCAGTTCTCTCCCCACCGCGGGTGTGGATGGCACTCTTCGCGGCCGCATGCGCGGCACCGCGGCCGAGAACAACGTTCGGGCAAAGACCGGCTACATCGGCCACGTACGCAGCTTGTCCGGTTACGTGCGCACTGCCGATCAGGAAGAACTGGCCTTTTGCATGATTGCCAACAACTACACCGCGCCGACTGCTCTGGCGAACAGCCTGCAGGACCTTGTGTGCGAACGTCTCGCCACGTTCAGCCGCCGAAATCCCTGA